From the genome of Staphylococcus haemolyticus, one region includes:
- a CDS encoding DUF2294 domain-containing protein, with protein MAKSKGAYEAEISKAITQWEKDFLGRGSLSVKTDILRDMIIVNLQGVLTPAEYRVCKTQEGLLNIKRTRSELVESGQDDLMQLILDITGVSVSSFHSDLSTITGERVIVFKLDTNLEKQL; from the coding sequence ATGGCTAAATCTAAAGGTGCTTATGAGGCAGAGATTAGTAAGGCAATTACACAATGGGAAAAGGATTTTCTCGGACGTGGCTCACTTTCAGTAAAAACTGATATACTACGCGATATGATTATCGTCAACTTACAAGGCGTATTAACTCCTGCAGAATATCGAGTATGCAAGACACAAGAAGGTTTACTTAACATTAAACGTACGCGGTCGGAACTTGTGGAGTCAGGACAAGATGATTTGATGCAATTAATCTTAGATATTACTGGCGTCAGTGTGAGTAGTTTCCATAGTGATTTAAGTACGATTACAGGCGAACGAGTGATTGTATTTAAACTAGATACTAATTTGGAAAAGCAACTTTAA
- a CDS encoding sodium-dependent transporter: MSKESQWKTSTGFILASAGSAIGLGAMWKFPYMAGIYGGGAFLLLFLIFTIFVGLPLLIMEFTVGKMGRTYTTHIYSKLTGKKWLNIIGWNGNLAVFILFGFYSVIGGWIIIYIGNVILQMLSIEKTTLTNINFEAIISNPWLTVLGQGIFIFLTMIIVMLGVEKGLEKASKVMMPLLFIFLIIVVVKSLTLDGAIDGVRYILQPRLEDISMEGILFALGQSFFTLSLGTTGMITYASYAPKEMTIKSSAISIVIMNILVSVLAGLAIFPALKTFGYEPQEGPGLLFKVLPLVFSQMGFGVMFYFIFLILFLFAALTSSISLLELNVSNFTKNDNSKRKSVAFIASILVLIISIPATLSFSSLSDIKFGAGTIFDNMDFIVSNILMPLGALGTTLVVGQLLDKEALKESFGRDKFKFFAPWYFLIKFVMPAVIILVFIVQLF, translated from the coding sequence TTGAGCAAAGAGTCACAATGGAAGACATCAACCGGATTTATCTTAGCCAGTGCGGGATCGGCAATAGGACTAGGAGCAATGTGGAAGTTTCCGTACATGGCAGGCATTTATGGTGGCGGAGCTTTTTTACTTTTATTCTTAATATTTACTATTTTTGTAGGGTTACCGCTATTAATTATGGAATTTACAGTAGGTAAGATGGGACGTACTTATACTACTCACATATATAGCAAGTTAACTGGTAAGAAATGGCTAAACATTATTGGATGGAATGGTAATTTAGCAGTATTTATATTATTTGGATTTTATAGTGTTATAGGTGGATGGATCATTATCTACATTGGTAATGTCATCTTACAAATGTTATCTATTGAGAAAACGACACTGACAAATATTAATTTTGAAGCAATCATTAGTAATCCATGGCTAACTGTTTTAGGCCAGGGGATTTTTATCTTTTTAACAATGATAATCGTCATGTTGGGCGTTGAAAAAGGGTTAGAAAAAGCATCTAAAGTAATGATGCCGCTATTATTTATCTTTTTAATTATCGTGGTAGTCAAATCTTTAACTTTAGACGGCGCGATAGACGGCGTGCGTTATATTCTACAGCCACGTCTAGAAGATATTTCAATGGAAGGTATTCTATTTGCGTTAGGTCAGTCATTCTTTACGTTATCATTGGGAACAACTGGGATGATTACTTATGCAAGTTATGCGCCAAAAGAAATGACAATAAAGTCATCAGCAATTTCAATAGTAATTATGAATATTTTAGTATCTGTATTAGCTGGTTTAGCCATATTTCCAGCTTTAAAAACGTTTGGATATGAACCTCAGGAGGGGCCAGGACTATTGTTCAAAGTTTTACCATTAGTATTTAGTCAAATGGGCTTTGGCGTTATGTTTTATTTCATATTCTTAATCTTATTCTTATTTGCTGCATTAACTTCTTCTATTTCGCTATTAGAATTAAACGTATCTAATTTCACTAAAAATGATAATTCTAAGCGTAAATCTGTAGCATTTATCGCAAGTATATTGGTATTAATTATTAGTATTCCAGCTACGCTATCATTTAGCAGTTTAAGTGATATTAAATTTGGTGCGGGAACTATTTTTGATAATATGGATTTCATAGTTTCAAATATTTTAATGCCTTTAGGCGCACTTGGGACAACATTAGTAGTAGGGCAATTATTAGATAAAGAAGCTTTAAAAGAAAGTTTCGGTCGCGACAAGTTCAAATTCTTTGCGCCATGGTATTTTTTAATTAAATTCGTTATGCCAGCCGTTATTATACTCGTGTTTATCGTTCAATTATTCTAA
- a CDS encoding NUDIX hydrolase: MIKCVCLVEETENQILLVQVRNREKYYFPGGKIDEGETQLEAIQREVKEELQLEFPQEDFTYIGTVIGDAYPQTNMLTELNGFKLQQEIDWNNVEIDNEITDIRWFDKSDTTLIAPAVIKWIETFSERK; encoded by the coding sequence ATGATAAAGTGTGTTTGTTTAGTGGAGGAAACAGAGAACCAAATCTTATTAGTACAAGTAAGAAATAGAGAGAAGTATTATTTCCCGGGTGGTAAAATTGATGAAGGTGAAACGCAATTAGAAGCGATACAAAGGGAAGTAAAAGAGGAACTACAATTAGAGTTTCCACAAGAGGATTTCACATATATTGGAACGGTCATAGGCGATGCATACCCGCAAACGAACATGCTAACAGAACTAAATGGATTTAAACTTCAACAAGAAATTGACTGGAATAACGTTGAAATTGATAATGAAATTACTGATATACGTTGGTTCGATAAATCTGATACAACGTTAATAGCACCCGCTGTTATAAAGTGGATTGAAACATTTTCAGAGAGAAAGTAG
- a CDS encoding GNAT family N-acetyltransferase encodes MEIRPYSNQDKPLLDVFEILPEDRKFTRTPIQNIDLAKGDDERHPTLVMRDNQCVGFFTLHEGQGVKPYSDNNKAIFFRSFSVDARYRGQGLGKAVIQQLPSYINSTFPYINEIILTVNTDNDKAIGLYKRAQYSITGDAILEGRPVYVMNFKI; translated from the coding sequence ATGGAAATTCGACCATATTCAAATCAAGATAAACCATTATTAGATGTATTTGAAATATTACCAGAAGATAGAAAATTCACTCGGACACCTATCCAAAATATTGATTTAGCTAAAGGAGACGACGAGCGTCACCCGACTCTTGTTATGAGAGATAATCAATGTGTGGGCTTCTTTACTTTACATGAAGGTCAGGGTGTTAAACCATATAGTGACAATAATAAAGCTATATTTTTCCGTTCATTTAGTGTGGATGCACGATATCGTGGTCAAGGTCTTGGAAAAGCAGTGATTCAACAACTACCAAGCTATATAAATTCAACATTTCCTTACATTAATGAAATAATATTAACTGTGAATACTGACAACGACAAAGCCATCGGATTATATAAGCGAGCCCAATATTCTATTACTGGAGATGCAATTTTAGAAGGGCGACCAGTTTAC
- a CDS encoding bifunctional cystathionine gamma-lyase/homocysteine desulfhydrase: MKKKTQMIHGGHTTDDFTGAVTTPIYQTSTYLQDEIGDLRQGYEYSRTANPTRTAIESVIANLENGKHGFAFGSGMAAISAVIMLLDKGDHLILNSDVYGGTYRALTKVFTRYGIDVDFVDTTHIENVKDYIKPETKMLYVETPSNPLLRVTDIKRTAEIAKENNLISVVDNTFMTPYYQNPLDFGIDIVLHSATKYIGGHSDVVAGLVATADDELGERLAFISNSTGGVLGPQDSYLLVRGIKTLGLRMEQINRNVEAIVEMLQNHPSVQQVFHPSIKDHLNHDIHVAQASGHTGVVAFEVKDTEAAKQLIRETNYFTLAESLGAVESLISVPALMTHASIPADVRAKEGITDGLVRLSIGIEDTDDLVEDLKQAIDTLN; this comes from the coding sequence ATGAAGAAAAAAACACAAATGATTCATGGTGGACATACAACAGATGACTTTACAGGTGCAGTTACGACACCTATTTACCAAACAAGTACGTATTTACAAGACGAGATTGGTGACTTAAGACAAGGATACGAGTACTCTCGTACAGCTAACCCAACACGTACAGCGATTGAAAGTGTTATTGCTAATTTAGAAAATGGTAAACATGGTTTTGCTTTTGGCTCAGGTATGGCGGCTATCAGTGCGGTCATCATGTTGTTAGATAAAGGTGATCATCTTATTTTAAATTCTGATGTGTATGGTGGAACTTATCGTGCCCTAACGAAAGTATTTACACGTTATGGCATCGATGTTGATTTCGTAGATACAACTCATATTGAAAATGTCAAAGACTATATTAAACCAGAAACTAAAATGTTATATGTAGAAACACCATCAAATCCATTATTGCGTGTAACAGATATTAAACGTACAGCAGAAATTGCAAAAGAAAATAACTTAATTTCAGTAGTAGATAATACATTTATGACACCTTACTATCAAAATCCATTAGATTTCGGTATTGATATTGTATTACATTCAGCTACTAAATATATTGGCGGTCATAGTGATGTAGTAGCTGGTTTGGTTGCAACTGCCGATGACGAGTTAGGAGAACGCTTAGCCTTTATTTCAAATTCAACAGGTGGTGTTCTTGGACCACAAGATAGTTATTTATTAGTTCGTGGTATTAAAACATTAGGATTACGTATGGAACAAATTAATCGTAATGTTGAAGCAATTGTTGAAATGTTACAAAACCATCCGTCAGTTCAACAAGTATTCCATCCAAGTATTAAAGACCATTTAAACCATGATATTCATGTCGCTCAAGCAAGTGGTCATACAGGCGTGGTTGCTTTTGAAGTGAAGGATACTGAAGCAGCAAAACAACTTATTCGTGAAACAAACTACTTCACATTAGCTGAAAGTTTAGGTGCAGTTGAAAGTTTAATTTCAGTACCTGCTTTAATGACACATGCATCTATCCCTGCTGATGTCCGTGCTAAAGAAGGTATCACTGATGGACTCGTACGTTTATCAATCGGTATTGAAGATACAGATGATTTAGTTGAAGATTTAAAACAAGCCATTGATACTTTGAACTAA
- a CDS encoding LysM peptidoglycan-binding domain-containing protein, with protein MNKKILATAVLGTGALSTLFAHQAEASTTHTVRSGESLWSISHHYGITVSKLKSLNGLSSNLIFPNQVLKVSGSSNYSSRSNYGNSSSTYTVRAGDSLSSIASRYGTTYRHIMNLNGLNSFLIFPGQQLKVSGSVSSNSHSSYNSNSGGSSSTYTVRYGDSLSSIASRYGTTYQHIMRLNGLNNFFIYPGQKLRVSGSASSNTYSTRSAQSTYYSSPVFNHRNLYDWGQCTWHVFNRRAAIGKGISTYWWNANNWDNAAARDGYRIDGNPTVGSIAQSDAGYYGHVAFVERVNSNGSILVSEMNFSASPGILTYRTIPAYQVRNYKFIH; from the coding sequence ATGAATAAAAAAATTCTAGCAACAGCAGTATTAGGGACAGGAGCACTTAGTACATTATTTGCTCATCAAGCTGAAGCATCAACAACGCACACAGTTCGAAGTGGTGAATCTTTATGGTCTATTTCACACCATTATGGTATCACTGTATCTAAATTAAAATCATTAAATGGCTTATCATCAAATCTTATTTTTCCAAACCAAGTATTAAAAGTTTCAGGATCTTCTAATTATTCAAGTCGTTCAAATTACGGTAATTCAAGTAGTACATATACTGTTAGAGCAGGGGATAGTTTATCATCTATCGCTAGTCGATATGGTACAACATATCGTCATATTATGAATTTAAATGGCTTAAATAGCTTTTTAATTTTCCCTGGTCAACAATTAAAAGTATCTGGGTCTGTAAGTTCAAATTCACACTCAAGTTATAATTCAAATAGTGGTGGTTCATCAAGTACTTATACAGTACGTTATGGGGATTCACTGTCATCTATTGCTAGCCGATATGGTACAACATATCAACATATTATGAGATTAAATGGATTAAATAATTTCTTTATTTATCCTGGTCAAAAATTAAGAGTTAGTGGTTCAGCTTCTTCAAACACTTACTCAACGCGTTCAGCACAATCAACGTATTATTCATCACCAGTATTTAATCATAGAAATTTATATGATTGGGGACAATGTACATGGCATGTGTTTAATCGTCGTGCTGCTATTGGAAAAGGTATTAGTACTTATTGGTGGAATGCCAATAACTGGGATAATGCTGCAGCTAGAGATGGGTATCGTATTGATGGTAACCCAACAGTAGGTTCAATTGCACAATCAGATGCCGGTTATTATGGTCATGTAGCATTTGTAGAACGTGTTAATAGCAATGGTAGTATTTTAGTTTCAGAAATGAACTTTAGTGCGAGTCCAGGTATTTTAACATATCGTACAATCCCTGCTTATCAAGTACGCAATTATAAATTTATTCATTAA
- a CDS encoding PLP-dependent cysteine synthase family protein has product MIAFDLIGQTPLVLLESFSDENVQIYAKLEQFNPGGSVKDRLGKYLVETAIKEGRVSSGDTIVEATAGNTGIGLVIAANRYHLKCVIFAPEGFSEEKISIMRALGADIKHTPKDEGMIGAQTKARSYAQEYGAVYMNQFETEYNPSAYTHTLGKQLTDTLPNIDYFVAGVGSGGTFTGVAQHLKQYNVKNVIVEPEGSILNGGEAHSHDIEGIGSEKWPIFLERSLVDQIITVSDKDGFDNVKRLAQQEGLLVGSSSGAALQGALDIKNQIDKGVIVTIFPDGSDRYMSKKIFEYKGE; this is encoded by the coding sequence ATGATTGCATTTGACTTAATAGGACAAACACCACTCGTATTACTGGAGAGTTTTAGCGATGAGAACGTTCAGATTTATGCTAAATTAGAGCAATTCAATCCAGGTGGTAGTGTAAAAGATAGACTAGGTAAATACCTTGTTGAAACAGCCATAAAAGAAGGTCGAGTTTCTTCGGGGGACACGATTGTTGAAGCTACAGCGGGAAATACTGGAATAGGACTTGTAATTGCTGCTAATCGGTATCATTTAAAATGTGTTATTTTTGCGCCAGAGGGCTTTTCTGAAGAAAAAATATCAATTATGCGTGCATTAGGCGCAGATATTAAACATACGCCTAAAGATGAAGGCATGATTGGTGCGCAAACTAAAGCAAGAAGCTACGCCCAAGAATACGGGGCAGTATATATGAACCAATTTGAAACGGAATATAATCCATCGGCATATACGCATACGTTAGGTAAACAACTGACTGATACTTTGCCAAACATAGACTACTTTGTTGCAGGCGTGGGTTCAGGAGGTACGTTTACAGGCGTTGCACAACATCTTAAACAGTATAATGTAAAGAATGTGATCGTTGAACCAGAAGGCTCAATATTAAATGGTGGCGAAGCACATTCGCATGATATTGAAGGTATTGGTTCAGAAAAATGGCCCATCTTTTTGGAACGAAGTTTAGTAGATCAAATCATTACAGTAAGTGATAAAGATGGCTTTGACAATGTTAAACGTTTAGCACAACAAGAAGGATTATTAGTAGGTAGCTCATCAGGCGCTGCTTTACAAGGTGCTTTAGACATTAAAAATCAAATCGATAAGGGCGTTATTGTAACCATTTTTCCAGATGGAAGCGATCGTTATATGTCGAAAAAAATATTTGAATACAAAGGAGAATAA
- a CDS encoding GNAT family N-acetyltransferase: MRVNEFKQPIGEALDDFVTPSFPDAQTLEGSYGRLTKLSIEHINDLYDVLCDVESRRIWTYLYEGPFDSKTEFEQYIKQLIDSKDKYFFTILDNVQQKPLGILALMRINPEQGSIEVGNIIYSKTLKKTRVATETQYLLAKYVFETLGYRRYEWKCDNLNAPSKHAAQRFGFTYEGLFRQSNICKGRNRDTAWFSLLDSEWPDVKARFEHWLELSNFDQEGQQIKHLNDF, encoded by the coding sequence ATGCGCGTAAATGAGTTTAAGCAACCAATTGGAGAAGCATTAGATGACTTTGTGACGCCGTCTTTTCCTGATGCACAAACGCTAGAGGGCAGTTATGGAAGGTTAACAAAGCTAAGTATTGAACACATAAATGATTTATATGACGTTCTATGTGATGTTGAATCGAGACGCATTTGGACGTATCTTTATGAGGGCCCTTTTGATTCTAAGACCGAATTTGAACAATACATTAAACAACTTATTGATAGTAAAGATAAATATTTCTTTACGATTTTAGATAATGTGCAACAAAAACCTTTAGGTATTCTAGCATTAATGCGTATAAATCCAGAACAAGGGTCTATAGAAGTAGGCAATATTATCTACTCTAAAACGTTAAAGAAAACACGTGTGGCTACAGAAACTCAATATTTGTTAGCGAAATATGTGTTCGAAACGTTAGGCTACAGACGATATGAATGGAAATGTGATAACTTAAATGCACCTTCCAAACATGCTGCGCAACGATTTGGATTTACATATGAAGGATTATTTAGACAATCTAATATTTGTAAAGGTCGTAATCGTGATACTGCTTGGTTCTCATTGTTGGATAGTGAGTGGCCAGATGTAAAAGCAAGATTTGAACACTGGCTTGAACTATCTAATTTTGATCAGGAGGGACAACAAATTAAACATTTAAATGACTTTTAA
- a CDS encoding phosphatase PAP2 family protein translates to MNKQISEISPKMTLPMFMIGLIIFVVVAINVIHDTLLVQNVDIGSLHWLTDYFGEPERKYGDGIWHNFMTFCAEIGEVKSVIYITLFLAIVLLFKHYKLSIWMVLTITSGTLLNYLIKQLIERQRPFNHLMRDHGYSFPSGHSNASTLLALILLIILIPLIKLKAIRIIANTITIIIWIGVLCCRLYFHAHYITDVVGGVTLGIIWVALFLMILPLFYLNLRNKPNNK, encoded by the coding sequence ATGAATAAACAAATAAGTGAAATTTCACCTAAGATGACGTTGCCTATGTTCATGATTGGGTTAATTATTTTTGTCGTTGTTGCAATAAATGTAATTCACGATACATTATTGGTTCAAAATGTCGATATAGGTTCTTTACATTGGCTGACAGATTATTTTGGTGAGCCGGAACGTAAATACGGCGATGGTATTTGGCATAATTTCATGACTTTTTGTGCTGAGATAGGAGAAGTAAAGTCAGTTATCTATATCACACTATTTTTAGCAATTGTTTTATTGTTTAAACATTATAAATTATCGATTTGGATGGTTTTAACTATAACGAGTGGTACGTTATTAAATTATTTAATTAAACAACTCATCGAGAGACAACGTCCATTTAATCATTTGATGCGAGACCACGGATATTCATTTCCAAGTGGGCATTCTAATGCAAGTACGTTACTTGCTTTAATATTGTTAATTATTTTAATTCCTTTAATAAAACTCAAAGCAATAAGGATAATAGCCAATACTATCACTATTATCATTTGGATAGGTGTGCTGTGTTGCCGACTATATTTTCATGCGCATTATATTACAGATGTAGTTGGAGGCGTTACACTAGGTATCATTTGGGTAGCATTGTTTTTAATGATATTACCATTGTTTTATCTTAATTTACGTAATAAGCCTAATAATAAATAG
- a CDS encoding patatin-like phospholipase family protein: MSKDKERTLVLGGGGITGIAWESGVLAGLIESGVGLELADRIIGTSAGSFVGAVLANGYDMRTYYYELNERRDDSDHATLSSDIYRLWQNAFIVGRDDATKVGQMMGDIVYTRPSRVDLTKRKQAIRQRLGDVGWHDNLEITAMNAKTGEVSTFHSHSNVTLEEAVTASGAVPGIWPHIRLNNCDWIDGGMVSPTNAMLAKGADSIIILAPIADGLGMMPGAFDDAKLLSEHSHVLVISPDSKSRAEIGDNIYNPNNILKIGNAGYEQGKLLVQRIHLEFCEWVE; this comes from the coding sequence ATGTCAAAAGATAAGGAACGTACTTTAGTTCTTGGCGGAGGCGGAATTACAGGAATTGCTTGGGAATCTGGCGTATTAGCTGGATTGATTGAAAGTGGTGTAGGTTTAGAGTTAGCAGATAGAATCATAGGTACATCTGCAGGTTCGTTTGTAGGTGCAGTACTAGCTAACGGTTATGATATGCGTACATATTACTATGAGCTAAATGAACGAAGAGATGATAGTGATCATGCGACGCTTTCTTCAGATATTTATCGGTTATGGCAGAATGCATTTATCGTAGGACGTGATGATGCGACTAAAGTAGGTCAAATGATGGGTGATATTGTATATACGCGACCTTCACGTGTTGATTTAACTAAACGTAAACAAGCCATTCGTCAACGTTTAGGCGATGTAGGGTGGCATGATAATTTAGAAATTACTGCTATGAATGCTAAGACAGGAGAAGTCTCTACATTTCATTCACATAGCAACGTAACACTTGAGGAAGCCGTGACAGCGAGCGGTGCAGTACCTGGCATTTGGCCACATATACGTTTGAACAATTGTGATTGGATTGATGGAGGTATGGTTTCTCCGACAAATGCTATGTTAGCTAAAGGTGCAGACAGTATTATTATTTTAGCGCCGATAGCAGATGGTTTAGGTATGATGCCAGGTGCATTTGATGATGCGAAATTATTAAGCGAGCATAGTCATGTTTTAGTAATTAGTCCAGATAGTAAGAGTAGAGCTGAAATTGGAGATAACATTTATAATCCCAATAACATACTAAAAATTGGCAATGCTGGTTATGAGCAAGGAAAGTTACTTGTACAACGTATTCATCTGGAATTTTGCGAGTGGGTTGAATGA
- a CDS encoding pentapeptide repeat-containing protein: MTSKADLSLSVFTNEHYKSIKYTNSTFRNAMYDDLEINKSYFKNCDFSEGIFKNVHTVSNTKLINCDFSSSIFVNINFFKTLMSKVNYSVTTFDDSQFNVLTIEQTSFKDCSLRNVTFNDVVLKKVVFENVALDLCSLDNVKIKDCVFKNVSINNSAISEKVMKELRKQDVRFENM; the protein is encoded by the coding sequence ATGACATCAAAAGCCGATTTATCTCTATCTGTGTTTACTAATGAACACTATAAAAGCATAAAATATACCAATAGTACCTTTAGAAACGCTATGTACGACGATTTAGAAATTAATAAGAGTTATTTTAAAAACTGTGACTTTTCTGAGGGCATATTTAAAAATGTTCATACCGTGTCTAACACTAAATTAATTAATTGTGACTTTAGCAGTAGTATTTTTGTAAACATTAATTTCTTTAAAACGTTAATGAGTAAAGTAAACTACAGTGTAACTACATTCGATGATAGTCAATTCAACGTACTAACTATAGAACAGACTTCCTTCAAAGACTGTAGCTTACGCAACGTCACTTTCAACGATGTTGTCTTAAAGAAAGTCGTGTTTGAAAATGTGGCATTAGATTTATGTAGCCTAGACAATGTTAAAATTAAAGATTGTGTATTTAAAAATGTTTCAATCAACAATTCAGCAATTTCTGAGAAAGTGATGAAAGAATTACGCAAACAAGACGTTCGTTTTGAAAACATGTAA
- a CDS encoding alpha/beta hydrolase has protein sequence MKVKSPRPINLKGTRKEAVLLLHSFTGTIRDVKPLAQKLNQEGYTCYAPNYKGHGLPLDQFTQYTVHDWWNDVLNGYQYLKDEGYETIYATGVSLGGLFTLKLAETVDVAKIAVMSAPSEKEEAGIVWRMERYGQRMNELMNLDSDASQEQFNYIEDYRPSVRVFKDFISNITAHLGDIKTPARILYGEKDEQSYQDSAHYIYEHINSEDKDLTSHPLSKHLMTHGEGSDKVETQIAEFFMTN, from the coding sequence ATGAAAGTAAAATCACCACGCCCAATTAATTTAAAGGGGACACGTAAAGAAGCGGTCTTATTGCTTCATTCATTTACTGGAACGATTCGTGATGTGAAACCCTTAGCACAAAAACTTAATCAAGAGGGTTATACATGTTACGCACCTAATTATAAAGGACATGGATTACCACTAGATCAGTTTACGCAATATACTGTTCACGATTGGTGGAATGATGTCTTAAATGGTTATCAATACTTGAAAGATGAAGGGTATGAAACCATTTATGCAACAGGGGTATCATTGGGCGGATTATTCACATTGAAATTGGCTGAAACGGTAGACGTAGCGAAAATTGCGGTTATGTCAGCACCAAGTGAAAAAGAAGAAGCTGGTATAGTATGGCGTATGGAACGATATGGTCAGCGTATGAATGAGTTAATGAATTTAGATAGTGATGCTTCACAGGAACAGTTTAATTACATAGAGGACTATCGTCCAAGTGTTCGTGTATTCAAAGATTTCATTTCCAATATTACTGCTCATTTAGGTGATATCAAGACACCAGCGAGAATTCTTTATGGAGAAAAAGATGAACAATCTTATCAAGATAGTGCACATTATATTTATGAGCACATTAATAGTGAAGATAAAGATTTAACAAGTCATCCTTTAAGCAAGCATCTCATGACGCATGGCGAAGGCAGTGATAAAGTAGAAACACAAATTGCAGAATTTTTCATGACTAATTGA